Within the Stigmatopora argus isolate UIUO_Sarg chromosome 23, RoL_Sarg_1.0, whole genome shotgun sequence genome, the region CTCAAGGCGGGCTTTTTGAACTTGCCCCCGAGGTCTTGGACCTTGAGTTTCAGCTCGCGGATCTAGGAGATTCAAAATAAATCGTTAGTTTCCCGGGAAAAGCCTTTTCGGGGAACCGTGTTGGACTCACGTCAATGTTGTGCTTGTTGACTTTGGATTCGCAGTCGTATCGCTCCTCGTCCACTTCGTCGACCTTGGTGTGAAGCTGCTTGCACATGTTCTGGGGGGGAGGAAATTCTTGCCAAAAAAATACTCCTTCGGGTGTTTTATCTCGGTGTGGCGTACCTGCAGCTCGTCCAGCGACAATCCGGAAAGCTGCAGAGGAGGTAGCTTCTCCTCCAGGTAGCGCTCCTTCTCCTGCTCCCGTTCCTGCCTCTCGTTCTCCAGATCCTCACAAGCTCTCGTCAGGAGGAGCATCTGATTGGACACAAGCGTGTGGATGTCAGAAGGGATGCGATTGGTCGATATGGTAACGAGAAGGGCTCACCTTGAGGGAGAGCTTGCGGGAAGCTGTGATTTTTGACTTCGGCTGCAGAAGAAAAGATATTTTGTATTAcgcattttaatgatttttattcctacgtttcatttcaaaaagtccagtatctgtaaaaaaaaaaaacaagtgtgctTCCACAGTGAAATAAGCAAAACAGTTGTAATGCTTGATAacattactatttttttaaagaatatcaaaacaaaatgttaGTTATGCGAatcataaatataatatataggataaaaaactaaatagctGGGTTTTAATTTCTTAAGTGAATAActgcatttgaaaaataaatttaaattatcTACAACCTAagagaaattattttaaaattgaatattaaaaatgtataatcaatacaaaatatatataaacaactagtttttattaaatttatcaataataaatgaattaaaattattACTACATCACAATTAAAAAACGaattatttaaatatgtaaatagaACACTCATCATCTAAAAAACAAGTCTCCATGAATGGAAGAATACAAAAAtactaaatctaaatattacttttgattttttttaaagttgtttttatttgaattcatttcAACTTACTAATACGAATGTtttgataaaaacaaatattatatatagaggGCAATATAGGCACAAAACACCATATGCAATGAAAATTAAGATTGAAGTTGTGTTTCTATTAAATTGACTTCACATGAAGGTAAACAGCACTCCCAGTTCAAGACATATATGGGCAAAGCACACACGCGCAACTGTGTGTTGACAGACACGTTTAAAGATAAAAGTTATATTAATAGGAGGGACGCTCATGCGGATGCTGATAACAACGGGGGAGGGGGAAGCGGTTCGGGGGGGATAAACCCCAGGCGCTCGCCACAAGGACGGCGCGTCCCCTCTCCCCAACATGGAGGAGGATTAGTACTGGTGTGTTTGGCAATATACTCACCTTATCCCACTTGGCGTTTATTGCTGTCGTTCTGCTCTGCATCTACAACACACGAGCAGAAGGCAACCACCAAAACACATTAGGCAGACTTTATTTAGGAATTCACTTAATGTGGAACACAAACATAAATAAGGTGCAAAATGTAGGAGATTTagacagtgatttttttttatgtttacccAATGTTGAGTTTGGTTGGGAGGGAGCCTTTCAATTTTATATATGTCACACTTACTGGCATGACATATTTCATCCCCAAAAGAATTATTGTTATTCAAAATGATATGGATTGTTTAAAAATTAGAGTACTTACCTTAGCTGGAGTGCCCGTGTAGTGTTCTCTCAGTGGAAAGGCCGGCAACAATGGAGCCCCTCGGACAATGGCCGCCTTTATATCACCTCGGAGGACGGAGATAATGCATCTGCTCCATCAAGAATGCGCTGGCAACGGCCCAGGCCTGACATCGGACAGGCTTTGAAGCCACCGACGGTGGGGAAGACAGAGTGGGAGTAAGTCCCGAGGAGCCTCAATTTAAACATTGAATGCCCGTTGACACTTTTTGGACTCTTGCTCACGTGAAAGACGTTGAAGATAAAGAGGGGGAAAAGTGAGGATTTATCTGTCAGTCCATCCCGAATGTTCTGTCATTGCTCTTCAATGATCCTCAGCAGGTGGACGCGCTATTCCTGATGCAACCCTACTCCGTGCCCAGAGCAGAGCAGATGATGTCACAAGTTTTTTGTCATTGTgggccattgttttttttttagagctgAGTATGTTTTCATAGCTTACACTGGTATCTTAAAAGGCCTCCTATCACGTGATGTTGTACTTATCTAGATGCAATTGATTGGACTTTGCTGAAGGACAGCCGGTAggccttttctttgtaaagatGCATCCATGCCCGAACTGTgactctcattttctgagtcaCACGGGTATGTGCTTTGGGAACCGGTTTGAACTGGTATGTTACAATCTCTTGTTCTTGGCCACCTTTCAATGTTGATAAAAACATGTCCACATACTACTCTGTTTCTACTGAGGGATATACCTTTTGCTGGCTCCTCTAGTCatcgttttctttctttctttctttatttatttattcttttaaatctGATGCCAACGttacataaattattttttggggggtacaaTTGCAATAGTTATGgtctgtgtgagtcttgatcgtttattttttaatactataTCATTGGTGTGTAAGAAtctgtgatagtgggactttaacaCCAGGAAATATCTCAAActgtgaaatgaatgaataaatgccgGTCCGCAATAGTttgatcaaattttaaaatataaacgaCTTGGctttgaatgaaataaaaaaaatgttggcaaGAAAGCTCCGGAACCCTGACGAGGTATCAGAGCTTAAATCAGCCAGCAGATGGCAAGATAGGCATAGCATAAACCCCAATTTTGAGTCTGTAAAGTTAACAAAACACCGGAAATGAAACCAGGATATTCCAAATAAAAGAAAGTCTCTAGTGCGTTCTTCTCCGCACCTAGTCACGTTTAACTGCACACAAGTGCAAAACGACGCcctatttggcatcaatcgccTACTGAAGAATTCCCCGTTGGTTGTTTAACAAGATTTAGCCTCGTGAAATCGTTACCTAATGTCGAACTGGTATGGCAAAATTTCCCAGACACGCGTGCAAACGTCGTGCAAAAATTGTAACGCGGTCCAGAAACCCCATAGATTTCACGAAGTTTTCATATACTATGATAGTATATGAAAACTTCGTGAAATCTCGTGCAAAAATTGTAACGCGGTCCAGAAACCCCATAGATTTCACGAAGTTTTCATATACTATCAGAAAACTTCGTGAAATCTATGGGGTTTCTGGACCGCGTTACCATTTTTGCACGACGTTTGCACGCGTGTCAGGAAATTTTGCCAGTTTCACTTGGAAATGATCAGTTTTTTACTTTGATAGTTACAGTTCCGTTCACTTCTTCGCTGCTCCTGCTGTGATTGGTAAGCCTCCATTTGAGAGAAGACCGCTTTGTTCGCTTTGTTATGGGTATTTGGGCAAGAAGAGAGTTAACAGGGTAAAGGGTACGCGCTCGGGGTGCAGGGTTCGaaatccagcacccccgacgAGGACACGCGGGGAGTCGGCGAAATGAGGGAAGAAAGGCTCTCCAGTCTCTGGGATGTTGAGGACCACCCGCTGGGAGAGACGCCACGCGGACTGACGATGGGGAAAACGAGGTTCGTCGTTAGATGCTAAACCTTAACATCTAACAGTCGGTTAAACAGAAGCGCCGTCGATCAAAAACCGGTCGGGCTTGACGATCGGCTTCGAATCCCGAAATATTCCGACCCGGTCGACCATGCCTGCCTGTCACACTCCGCCCCGCGCGCAGGCGTCATGAGGCGACGATTGCACTCTTACGCCCGGCTCTTTATAAGGCGTTAGCCGGCGAGGAGACTCGAGAGACGGACGAAAGGAGGAGGGGTACACCGGTGGGTGGACTGGGGGAGGATGTTAATGCGGTGCCACCGGGCCAAGCTGTCGGCGTCGGCAGCCTTCTGCGTGCTGATTCTCTGCTGGTTCTACGTGTTCCCCGTGTATCGGATGCCCGGGGACGAGGACATTCTGGAGGAGGTGCTGAAGCACCGGGACCACGTTTGGACGAAGAACCATACTGGCATCAACCTTTACAGGTgcgcaaacacacgcacacaatatCCTGCTACATTGTCCCTTTGtggcaataaaataaatacataagcgtGTCAACACTTACGCAATCTTAAATTGATGCTAGCAGCGCACTCAGTAAAGCACGTGATGTGGaatttgcaaaataaataaatgccaaTCATTCCATCATGAGGTGTGTTTTGAATTGAGGGAAGGCAGTTTTAATTTGGGGGGAAACAAACGGAATGAtcttgatttattcattcattttcaacacccctTGTTTTTGTcagggtggcgggggtgctggagtctatatTCCCTCTGAATTGGGGCAAAAGGAGGactgcaccctagactggtcgctagtcagtcgTAATGAACTGAACTTAATGACTACCTgaaacacattcagtttttgccTTGCATGACCTTTTCTGTAAAATGGAACTCAATTCCTAAAACCTCCGGCGTATGATttcccaaaaatatacatttcaatctacagtggtacctcgagatacgagcttaattcgttccgggactgagcttgtatgtcgatattTGCGTAActtgaacgaacgtttcccattgaaatgaactaaaaacaaattaatttgttccaacactctgaaaaaacaccaaaagcaggatattggattggaaaaacatttttatttcttctaattcgtcatctattaacaaagtaacgcataaccagtggtttaatattggaactaaaattagacggatttcgcggagggtagagacagcgacatacagggaggaggggggagcgggggagactttttgcacaggtgaatcgtaatataacataaacaaatttaaatgaacttgaattacgatgcagacactcaaaaataagtttaatctaaccttacactaaacttaaatcttattttgttttacatttttataccttctcctggccgtgttggctgtttgccccgcctccaccctcacgttcactatcgaagggctgtttgctgttgtattcccttcaaaatattccgaaaatgatgcacacaaatgtcctcactataggataacgtacgaccacttgccaacgagaagtagtcttgaattagcgatcgctccgccaacaggagctaacaggctaaggaggggaaaaaagcactgaaaaaaatgcaacgctccgcccagtgctcgcagagacattacaaagagggagttgcgaccagaaatattacacgaggagttgcggagccagtgcccctgatgttcttatgagcagccaacgagaagtaatatatacctcgtattagcgatcgctccggcattcgcgcagagtgacggggaaaaaaacacgggaaaatgcaacgctccgcccagtgctcgtagatatatgttatacacgaaagagatgcggcaaaaaagacgctacaatgataaaccgtgaccggacgtttcgtcgaaagacgtttgatcgatggacagttcgtcgaaagacgtttcgtcgatggacagttcgtcgaacggacgtttcgtcgaacggacgtttcgtcgtcgccgggttcgctcgctctcaaaattataatcatgagagagagagagacagacagtttactgttgaaagcgatcaaccaggtaatctcgctctcaaaattataatcatgagagagagtgagtttgtaattgcattaacGATGTAAGAGCAttgatatctaaatatctaatatcaaaattatcaataagttgcgtattattggcgtgtgtgtgcattttactcgtcgccggattcgctcgctcgccccgcccccggattcactCGTATtggtgtgtacatgtttttcaaactatggcccgcgggccatatacggcccgttaggctttttaatccggcccgccgacgtccaaattatagtaaaaatcaatgacctcattcatttccctttgccctgcaataccgctcatcactctcaatttaaagactgctttctttcgttgaataatatgttcttaatgttgaaagtaaatttgaaaatacattttcaccttcaattgtgtctttttcttatatttcaatccccaggtttgataaattacattgcgtgtccaaaagCTGTCAAATCCATTCTGGcctgcaagtcaaaaagtttgcccacccctggtattgacaaacttgcctcttttatactattattgtcccaaattaaacacattatcaataagctgccattgacttgcgggcaatgttccctctaattttttgtttgtctgggcagaaagacaacctccctgagcacactgagtaccagtgtgagcaacatcatcattgcttgctatgggcacaccagtatcacacctgccataagcaggtgcatgtctactacacataaatgatttagtaataataaaatgtaatgattcatatctatgaatgggcggcccggcggatgagtggttcgcgcattggcctcacagctctggggtcctgggttcaaatccaggtcggtccacctgtgttgaatttgcatattctccctgggcctgcgtaggttttctctgagtactctgttttcctcccacatcccaagaagatgcattgtaggctgattggacactctaaaattgcccctaggtaggggtctgagtgtgcatggctgtccgtctccttgtgccctgcgatcggctggccactgatacagggtgtcccctgcccctggcccaaagtcagcagggataggctccagcaccccccgcgagtgataaagtggattttcataaatgccattagaatatatgcacaaatccgacttaaattttaccttattttacacatctgtcattctcacttctcattctggttcaaatgacttttctgctgaacatGTCACTTGAGAtggtcaagtttccatttatatgcaatatttttccatgatttttctttgatttatttaataagggatagcacatgttaatgaacatatttatattcatgttaatgaacatatatatgtaagattgtagccgagggctaatttccatttatagtccattgtgtaggttgaagacaaaggATCatacatactagacacacacacgcacgcacgcacacaacaacacgcacagcagatttagacagttctcacccgattctacctcttgttcttctatttgcacagtaaagtaaaaaggaatgtattaagaaatattaaaatgtcaacTCATCCTGCATTGTGACGCCCCGCCCCCAGGAAGCTCCTAAGTGAATGCTGCGACCCCCAGCGTCTCTTCGCGTTGACCAAGGAGAACTCGCCGGTGGGCAAAGTTCTATGGTACGACGGCGAGTTCTACCACTCCCACACCGTCAACAATGAGACCCACTCTATATTTGTGCAGGTGAGAAAAGaggacttttgttgtttttgcttttggCGTGCACTCAGCATAACATGATGGCGCCGTGactttaccatttaaatcacgggtgtcaaagtggcggcccgggggccaaatctggcccgccgcatcgttttgtgtggcccgagaaagtaaatcatgtgtgccggctttctgttttaggatcaaattcaaatgaagattatagatgtatattatatttcttgatttttccctttttaaaaatcaataattgcaatttttaattcattttttttctttttcttttagttcaaacttttttgggtaaaaactaaaataaatatataccatattttctgttttatacTAATAtcgaacataataaaaaaatattttgtttccttttgaaatgaaaaacaaatgattaaaagacattttcactTGATAAGTAAAAAAAGCTcacataaacattgttttagatctattgtgatatattaaaatgttcagataagaaaaaaagcattgcttTAATAGATTAATTCAACTTTACTGATATGAG harbors:
- the LOC144068966 gene encoding troponin I, slow skeletal muscle-like; this encodes MQSRTTAINAKWDKPKSKITASRKLSLKMLLLTRACEDLENERQEREQEKERYLEEKLPPLQLSGLSLDELQNMCKQLHTKVDEVDEERYDCESKVNKHNIDIRELKLKVQDLGGKFKKPALRKVRVSADEMMRALLGSKHKGSMDLRANLKSVKKEDVKQDKVLTTEVGDWRKNVEAMSGMEGRKKMFDTGGAAQ